A region of Arvicanthis niloticus isolate mArvNil1 chromosome 18, mArvNil1.pat.X, whole genome shotgun sequence DNA encodes the following proteins:
- the Tom1 gene encoding target of Myb1 membrane trafficking protein gives MDFLLGNPFSSPVGQRIEKATDGSLQSEDWALNMEICDIINETEEGPKDAFRAVKKRIVGNKNFHEVMLALTVLETCVKNCGHRFHVLVASQDFVENVLVRTILPKNNPPTIVHDKVLNLIQSWADAFRSSPDLTGVVAVYEDLRRKGLEFPMTDLDMLSPIHTPQRTVFNSETPSGQNSVGSNSSQRRDPSQHVTPLPTPAVLPGDSPITPTPEQIGKLRSELEMVSGNVRVMSEMLTELVPTQVEPADLELLQELNRTCRAMQQRILELIPRISNEQLTEELLMINDNLNNVFLRHERFERFRTGQTAKASSEAELAADLIDMGPDPAATSNLSSQLAGMNLGSSSVRAGLQSLETSGHLEDDFDMFALTRGSSLADQRKGVKYEAPQTTDGLAGALDARQQSTGAIPATQARIMEDIEQWLSTDVGNSAEEPSGVTSEEFDKFLEERAKAADRLPNLASPSAEGPSRPSPGTAPRRKTQEKDDDMLFAL, from the exons ATGGACTTTCTCCTGGGAAATCCGTTCAGCTCTCCGGTGGGACAGCGGATCG AGAAAGCTACAGATGGCTCCTTGCAGAGCGAGGACTGGGCCCTCAACATGGAGATCTGTGACATCATCAACGAGACCGAGGAAGG CCCCAAAGATGCCTTCCGAGCAGTGAAGAAGCGAATTGTGGGGAATAAGAATTTCCATGAGGTCATGCTGGCCCTTACG GTCTTGGAAACATGTGTTAAGAACTGCGGGCACCGCTTCCATGTACTGGTGGCCAGCCAGGACTTTGTAGAGAATGTGCTGGTGAGGACCATCCTGCCGAAGAACAATCCACCCACCATTGTGCATGACAAGGTGTTGAACCTCATCCAG TCTTGGGCTGACGCGTTCCGCAGCTCGCCTGATTTGACAGGTGTTGTTGCTGTCTACGAGGACCTGCGAAGGAAGGGCCTGGAATTTCCCATGACTGACCTGGACATGCTGTCGCCCATCCACACACCCCAGAGA ACTGTATTCAACTCAGAGACACCATCGGGACAGAACTCTGTGGGCTCCAACTCCAGTCAGCGCAGAGACCCGAGTCAGCATGTTACCCCTCTGCCCACTCCAGCTGTTCTCCCGGGTGATTCACCCATCACACCGACTCCTGAGCAG ATTGGGAAGCTGCGCAGTGAGCTGGAGATGGTGAGCGGAAACGTGCGAGTGATGTCAGAGATGCTGACAGAGCTGGTGCCTACCCAGGTAGAGCCTGCAGACCTGGAGCTACTACAG GAACTCAACCGAACCTGCCGTGCTATGCAGCAGCGGATCCTGGAGCTCATCCCTCGTATCTCCAATGAGCAGCTGACGGAGGAACTGCTCATGATCAATGACAACCTCAACAACGTGTTTCTGCGCCATGAACG GTTTGAGCGCTTCCGAACAGGCCAGACTGCCAAG GCCTCCAGTGAAGCTGAGCTCGCTGCTGACCTGATTGACATGGGCCCTGACCCTGCAGCCACAAGCAACCTCTCATCCCAGCTGGCAGGAATGA ATCTTGGCTCCAGCAGTGTGAGAGCTGGCCTGCAGTCTCTGGAGAcctcaggtcatctggaagatGACTTTGACATGTTTGCTCTGACTCGGGGCAGCTCACTGGCTGACCAACGGAAAGG GGTCAAATATGAAGCTCCCCAAACCACAGATGGTCTGGCTGGGGCCCTGGATGCCCGGCAACAGAGCACCGGAGCG ATCCCCGCCACCCAGGCCCGCATCATGGAGGACATTGAGCAGTGGTTGTCCACCGATGTG GGGAACAGTGCTGAGGAGCCCTCTGGTGTCACCAGTGAAG AATTTGACAAATTCCTGGAAGAACGAGCCAAAGCTGCTGATCGGCTTCCCAACCTGGCCAGCCCTTCAGCCGAGGGGCCCTCCAGACCCTCTCCTGGAACAGCCCCTCGGAGGAAGACCCAGGAAAAGGACGATGACATGCTGTTTGCCTTATGA